A DNA window from Enterobacter cloacae subsp. cloacae ATCC 13047 contains the following coding sequences:
- a CDS encoding response regulator: MKPAILVVDDDTAVCELLQDVLSEHVFTVLVCHNGQDALNRVHQEPGIALVLLDMMLPDINGLQVLLQLQKQRPDLPVVMLTGLGSESDVVVGLEMGADDYIGKPFNPRVVVARVKAVLRRTGALAADTPAPRVAGIAFNGWTLDTTRCELIDPQRNPVPLTQGEYGLLLALTQNARRVLSREQLLELTHSESADVFDRTIDVLIMRLRRKIEANPHQPALIKTIRGLGYVFAADVCHPDRAA, from the coding sequence ATGAAACCGGCGATTCTGGTGGTTGATGACGATACGGCAGTGTGCGAGCTGCTGCAGGATGTGCTCAGCGAGCACGTCTTTACGGTGCTCGTCTGCCATAACGGACAGGACGCACTGAACCGGGTTCATCAGGAACCGGGAATTGCCCTGGTCCTGCTGGACATGATGCTGCCGGATATCAACGGCCTGCAGGTCCTGCTGCAGTTGCAAAAGCAACGCCCGGATCTGCCGGTAGTGATGCTTACCGGGCTGGGGAGTGAGTCTGACGTGGTGGTAGGGCTGGAGATGGGTGCCGACGACTACATTGGCAAACCGTTTAATCCGCGTGTGGTGGTCGCCCGGGTTAAAGCCGTGCTCAGGCGTACCGGAGCGCTGGCGGCCGACACGCCCGCGCCACGAGTGGCGGGCATTGCTTTTAATGGCTGGACGCTGGATACCACCCGCTGCGAACTGATCGATCCGCAGCGTAACCCCGTACCGTTGACCCAGGGTGAATACGGCCTGCTGCTGGCGCTTACCCAGAATGCCCGCCGGGTACTGAGCCGCGAGCAGCTGCTTGAGCTGACCCACAGCGAAAGTGCCGATGTGTTTGACCGCACCATCGACGTGTTGATCATGCGCCTGCGCCGGAAAATCGAAGCCAATCCGCACCAGCCCGCATTAATCAAAACGATCCGCGGGCTGGGCTACGTCTTTGCCGCCGATGTCTGTCATCCCGATAGGGCGGCGTAA
- the lpxO gene encoding lipid A hydroxylase LpxO, whose product MFAAIIIAIFIISVIYAHSRGKEKQTLSRQLFDHSTFMAPINMFMTAFSSLPARQPFFETERFPELNKLTENWEVIREEALRLQDHIKAAQNHNDAGFNTFFKRGWKRFYLKWYADAHPSAQILCPVTTQLVSEIPSVKAAMFAELPAGAKLGKHRDPYAGSVRYHLGLVTPNDDRCFIEVDQQRHSWRDGEAVIFDETYVHWAENKSDHTRIILFCDIERPMKWRWAQAVNHWVGTTLMSAASSPNDDNDRTGGINRIFKYVHAGRERGQRLKKRNRKLYYALKYLVITAIFAALIVAAIT is encoded by the coding sequence ATGTTCGCAGCAATTATCATCGCTATATTTATTATCAGTGTTATTTATGCGCATTCGCGCGGCAAAGAAAAACAGACGCTTTCCCGTCAACTTTTCGACCACTCCACCTTTATGGCGCCTATCAATATGTTTATGACGGCGTTCTCTTCGCTGCCCGCCAGACAGCCCTTTTTTGAAACCGAGCGCTTTCCGGAATTAAATAAACTGACGGAAAACTGGGAGGTCATTCGCGAAGAGGCGCTGCGTTTGCAGGATCATATCAAGGCGGCACAAAATCATAACGATGCCGGTTTTAACACCTTCTTTAAACGCGGCTGGAAACGGTTTTACCTCAAATGGTATGCCGATGCGCATCCCTCGGCTCAGATCCTGTGCCCCGTTACGACACAACTGGTGAGTGAGATCCCGTCCGTGAAAGCGGCAATGTTTGCCGAACTCCCGGCGGGCGCGAAGCTCGGCAAGCATCGCGATCCCTACGCCGGCTCGGTTCGTTACCATTTAGGCCTGGTCACGCCAAATGACGATCGCTGCTTTATAGAGGTTGACCAGCAGCGCCACAGCTGGCGTGACGGTGAGGCTGTCATCTTTGATGAAACTTACGTGCACTGGGCGGAGAATAAATCGGATCACACGCGGATTATTCTCTTCTGCGATATCGAACGTCCGATGAAATGGCGCTGGGCGCAGGCGGTTAACCACTGGGTCGGGACAACGCTGATGTCAGCGGCCAGCTCCCCCAATGACGATAACGACCGCACCGGGGGAATCAACCGTATCTTCAAATATGTGCACGCCGGGCGAGAACGCGGTCAGCGTCTGAAGAAGCGCAATAGGAAGCTCTATTACGCACTGAAGTACCTGGTCATCACGGCGATTTTCGCCGCGCTTATTGTCGCTGCCATAACGTAA
- a CDS encoding carbohydrate kinase family protein — protein MERKGIIAAGNMLVDHVHQIVQWPERGWLAEITHSERSTGGAPLNVLLTLAKMHVGLPLQAVGLIGEDSDGDYILAMLDQYHVNRQRVQRTTFAPTSMSQVMADPSGQRTFFHSPGANRLLDLPAFDRLDGTMKIFHLGYLLLLDSLDMPDDEYGTRSARLLAQMREQGYETSLDLVSRKGDPRYQPLVLPALRHLDYLVINELEAGEFSGLEMRDGNDAPHVAHIAEAAAQLLAAGVRQRVVIHCPEGAWGEAANEEGRWIPSWRLTQEEIIGSVGAGDAFCAGFLYGCHESLPLAESIYLAHACARASLLAANAIYGAKTLEELTRFIQESSA, from the coding sequence ATGGAACGCAAAGGGATCATCGCCGCGGGCAATATGCTGGTGGATCACGTTCACCAGATCGTGCAATGGCCGGAACGCGGCTGGCTGGCAGAAATTACCCACAGCGAGCGTTCCACCGGCGGCGCGCCGCTTAACGTCCTGCTGACGCTGGCGAAAATGCACGTCGGCCTGCCGCTGCAGGCGGTGGGGCTGATTGGCGAAGACAGCGACGGGGACTACATTCTGGCAATGCTCGACCAGTATCACGTCAATCGACAGCGCGTACAGCGCACCACCTTTGCGCCAACCTCCATGTCGCAGGTGATGGCCGACCCCAGCGGACAGCGCACCTTTTTCCACTCTCCCGGGGCCAACCGCCTGCTGGATCTCCCCGCGTTTGACCGTCTCGACGGCACAATGAAAATCTTCCACCTCGGCTACCTGCTGCTGCTCGACAGTCTGGATATGCCAGATGACGAATACGGCACCCGCAGCGCACGGCTGCTGGCGCAGATGCGCGAGCAGGGGTATGAAACCTCGCTTGATCTGGTCTCCCGCAAGGGCGATCCGCGCTATCAGCCGCTGGTCCTCCCTGCCCTGCGTCATCTCGATTATCTGGTCATTAACGAACTGGAAGCCGGAGAATTTAGCGGCCTTGAGATGCGCGACGGCAACGACGCACCACACGTTGCCCACATCGCTGAAGCCGCCGCGCAGCTGCTGGCGGCAGGCGTCCGGCAGCGGGTGGTGATCCACTGCCCGGAAGGTGCCTGGGGAGAAGCCGCAAACGAAGAAGGACGCTGGATCCCCTCATGGAGGCTGACTCAGGAGGAGATTATTGGCAGCGTCGGCGCGGGCGACGCCTTTTGTGCCGGTTTCTTATATGGCTGTCATGAATCGCTGCCGCTGGCAGAGAGTATTTACCTGGCGCATGCCTGCGCCCGGGCAAGCCTGCTGGCCGCGAATGCCATTTATGGAGCAAAAACGCTGGAGGAATTGACGCGCTTTATTCAGGAGAGCAGCGCCTAA
- a CDS encoding ketose 1,6-bisphosphate aldolase, with translation MPLISLADGLAHARQHRYALGAFNVLDTHFLRALFAAAKQERSPFIINIAEVHFKYVSLESLVEAVKYEAARHAIPVVLNLDHGLHFDAVVRALRLGFSSVMFDGSTLSYEENIRQTREVVKMCHAVGVSVEAELGAVGGDEGGALYGHADEAYFTDPQLAREFVDSTGIDALAVAIGNAHGKYKGEPKLDFPRLDAIRQQTGLPLVLHGGSGISDADFRRAIELGIHKINFYTGMSQAALSAVEQRMANRQPLYDEFAELLLGIEEAITDTVAEQMRIFGSAGQA, from the coding sequence ATGCCATTGATTTCTCTTGCCGACGGTCTTGCGCACGCCAGGCAACATCGCTACGCGCTGGGTGCGTTCAACGTTCTCGACACCCACTTCCTGCGCGCCCTGTTTGCCGCGGCGAAGCAGGAGCGCTCGCCTTTTATCATCAACATCGCCGAAGTGCATTTTAAATATGTGTCGCTGGAGTCGCTTGTCGAAGCGGTTAAGTACGAAGCCGCCCGCCACGCGATCCCCGTGGTACTCAACCTCGACCACGGCCTGCACTTTGACGCCGTGGTGCGCGCCCTGCGCTTAGGGTTCAGCTCCGTGATGTTCGATGGCTCGACACTGAGCTACGAGGAGAATATTCGTCAGACGCGTGAAGTGGTGAAGATGTGTCACGCGGTGGGCGTGTCGGTGGAGGCAGAGTTAGGTGCCGTCGGTGGCGATGAAGGCGGAGCGCTCTACGGCCATGCGGATGAAGCGTACTTTACCGACCCGCAGCTGGCACGGGAATTTGTCGATTCAACCGGCATTGACGCGCTGGCCGTCGCCATTGGCAACGCGCACGGCAAGTATAAAGGCGAGCCAAAGCTCGATTTCCCCCGTCTGGACGCCATTCGCCAGCAGACCGGCCTGCCACTGGTGCTGCACGGCGGCTCCGGGATCAGCGATGCTGATTTTCGTCGCGCCATTGAACTTGGTATTCATAAAATCAACTTCTATACCGGCATGTCCCAGGCCGCGCTTTCCGCCGTTGAGCAGCGTATGGCCAACCGCCAGCCGCTGTACGATGAGTTTGCCGAGCTGCTGCTGGGCATAGAAGAGGCGATTACCGATACGGTCGCCGAACAGATGCGCATCTTTGGCAGCGCGGGGCAGGCATAA
- a CDS encoding D-lyxose/D-mannose family sugar isomerase, whose amino-acid sequence MKRSEINEILGHTRQFFSMHDVHLPPFASFPPTKWQQLDQAAWQEVFDLKLGWDVTAFGGSSFAAQGLTLFTLRNGSPNGTPYEKCYAEKIMHVRDGQLTPMHFHWRKREDIINRGGGNLIIELWNAGAHAETENTDVTVTIDGCQQTHAPGSQLRLTPGESICLTPGLYHSFWGERGFGDVLVGEVSSVNDDEHDNHFLQPVARYNNIEEDEPAVLVLCNEYNLFRI is encoded by the coding sequence ATGAAACGCTCCGAAATCAACGAAATCCTCGGCCACACGCGGCAGTTTTTCTCCATGCACGACGTGCATCTCCCCCCTTTTGCCAGCTTCCCACCCACAAAATGGCAACAGCTCGATCAGGCCGCCTGGCAGGAAGTGTTTGATCTTAAGCTCGGTTGGGACGTAACGGCCTTTGGCGGCAGCAGCTTTGCCGCGCAGGGGCTCACGCTGTTTACCCTGCGCAACGGCTCACCAAACGGCACGCCGTATGAAAAATGCTACGCCGAAAAAATCATGCACGTACGCGACGGTCAGCTCACGCCCATGCATTTTCACTGGCGCAAACGGGAGGACATCATCAACCGCGGCGGTGGAAATCTCATTATTGAGTTATGGAATGCCGGTGCACATGCAGAGACCGAAAACACTGACGTCACCGTCACGATAGACGGTTGCCAGCAGACCCACGCCCCCGGCAGCCAGCTGCGCCTTACACCAGGGGAGAGCATCTGTCTGACGCCCGGCCTGTACCACAGTTTCTGGGGTGAACGCGGTTTTGGCGACGTGCTGGTGGGCGAAGTGTCATCGGTCAATGACGATGAACACGACAACCACTTTTTGCAGCCCGTTGCCCGCTATAACAACATCGAAGAAGACGAACCGGCGGTGCTGGTACTGTGCAACGAGTACAACCTGTTTCGGATATAA
- a CDS encoding IS4 family transposase, giving the protein MAVALTHGADLTLTSLGRSLPGRAHVKNKIKRVDRALGNTALHRDIPRIQHLLTHTITSLMPFCVIAVDWTGWHDRNWYLLRASLVCNGRSLPLMSEVVPAELAQNSDVQCRFLDRLHDAIPKDKAVTIITDAGFRTDWFRHVSQLGWSFTGRVRGCISFRLDGDKKWMKISELEATGQPVCVGYGVLSRKPRTPCYGRFYLHKRPDAGRQGKGGMPKTQREHRSSAREPWLLFSNAEGLEPHQIMALYSRRMQIEQNFRDDKSPRFGFGLRLSRSQGKGRLEVLNMVAAMASLVMWLAGYRAERQCLHWHYQASSIRHRRVLSYLSLAEEVIRHEPGKVRRLNIVNEMKKLGKEYSNMVMVA; this is encoded by the coding sequence ATGGCAGTTGCCCTCACGCACGGTGCGGATCTGACCCTGACCAGCCTTGGTCGCTCTCTTCCCGGCAGGGCGCACGTCAAAAATAAAATTAAACGTGTTGACCGTGCCCTGGGTAATACCGCCCTTCACCGGGATATTCCCCGTATTCAGCACCTGCTCACACATACCATCACCTCCCTGATGCCCTTCTGTGTGATTGCTGTCGACTGGACAGGCTGGCATGACAGGAACTGGTATCTTCTGCGGGCAAGCCTGGTCTGTAATGGTCGCTCACTGCCGCTTATGAGTGAGGTTGTCCCCGCAGAGCTGGCGCAGAACAGCGATGTACAGTGCCGCTTCCTTGACCGCCTGCATGATGCCATCCCGAAAGATAAAGCCGTCACCATCATTACGGATGCAGGCTTCCGGACAGACTGGTTCCGGCATGTCAGCCAGCTGGGCTGGAGCTTCACCGGCAGGGTCAGGGGCTGCATCAGCTTCCGGCTGGACGGAGATAAAAAGTGGATGAAAATCAGTGAGCTTGAGGCTACCGGACAACCGGTCTGCGTGGGTTACGGTGTCCTGTCCCGTAAACCACGAACGCCCTGTTACGGCCGGTTCTATCTGCATAAGCGCCCTGACGCAGGGCGTCAGGGAAAAGGGGGGATGCCGAAAACACAGCGGGAACACCGCAGTAGCGCGCGGGAGCCCTGGCTGCTGTTCAGTAATGCAGAGGGACTGGAGCCGCACCAGATAATGGCCCTGTACAGCCGCAGAATGCAGATAGAACAAAACTTCCGGGACGACAAAAGTCCACGCTTCGGGTTCGGTCTGAGGCTGAGCCGGAGTCAGGGAAAAGGGCGACTGGAAGTGCTGAATATGGTCGCGGCAATGGCAAGCCTGGTGATGTGGCTGGCAGGTTACAGGGCAGAAAGGCAGTGTTTACACTGGCACTATCAGGCAAGCAGCATCAGGCACAGACGGGTTCTGTCATACCTGAGTCTGGCAGAAGAAGTCATCCGGCATGAGCCAGGAAAAGTGAGACGGCTGAATATAGTTAACGAGATGAAAAAGCTGGGAAAAGAGTACAGTAATATGGTCATGGTGGCATGA
- a CDS encoding ABC transporter substrate-binding protein, with translation MRLKPLVTALCAGALLAATPFAQAKDLKSIGVTVGDLANPFFVQITKGAELEARKLAGDNVKVTLVSSGYDLGQQVAQIDNFIAAKVDMIILNAADSKGIGPAVKRAKEAGIVVVAVDVAAEGADATITSDNTQAGEMACKYITDRLNGKGNVVIINGPPVSAVQNRVEGCQTEFKKHPDIKVLSDNQNAKGSREGGLEVMTSLLAANPKIDGVFAINDPTAIGADLAAKQAQRNEFFIVGVDGSPDGEEALKRENSLFVATPAQDPQVMAAKAVEIGYDILQGKPAPKEPVLIPVTMIDKKNVGTYKGWTVK, from the coding sequence ATGAGATTGAAGCCCTTAGTGACAGCGCTCTGTGCTGGCGCGCTGCTTGCCGCAACGCCGTTTGCGCAGGCGAAAGATCTGAAGTCCATCGGCGTAACGGTGGGTGACCTGGCCAACCCGTTCTTCGTGCAGATCACCAAAGGTGCCGAGCTGGAGGCGCGCAAGCTGGCGGGGGATAACGTCAAAGTGACGCTGGTCTCCAGCGGGTACGATCTGGGCCAGCAGGTGGCGCAGATCGACAACTTTATTGCCGCCAAAGTGGACATGATCATCCTCAACGCCGCAGATTCTAAAGGGATCGGCCCGGCGGTGAAACGCGCGAAAGAGGCCGGGATCGTGGTGGTCGCGGTTGACGTGGCGGCAGAAGGTGCAGACGCGACGATCACCTCCGATAACACCCAGGCGGGCGAAATGGCCTGTAAGTACATCACCGACCGCCTGAACGGCAAAGGCAATGTGGTGATCATCAACGGACCGCCGGTCTCTGCCGTCCAGAACCGTGTGGAAGGTTGCCAGACAGAGTTCAAAAAACACCCGGATATCAAAGTGCTCTCCGATAACCAGAACGCCAAGGGCAGCCGCGAAGGGGGCCTGGAAGTCATGACCTCGCTGCTGGCGGCCAATCCGAAGATCGATGGCGTCTTCGCGATTAACGATCCGACCGCGATCGGTGCCGATCTGGCGGCGAAGCAAGCGCAACGCAACGAGTTCTTTATCGTTGGTGTGGACGGTAGCCCGGACGGCGAAGAAGCCCTGAAGCGGGAAAACTCCCTGTTTGTGGCGACGCCGGCACAAGATCCGCAGGTCATGGCGGCAAAAGCGGTTGAGATCGGCTATGACATTCTACAGGGCAAACCGGCGCCGAAAGAGCCTGTGCTGATCCCGGTGACGATGATCGATAAAAAGAACGTCGGCACGTATAAGGGGTGGACGGTTAAGTAA
- a CDS encoding ABC transporter permease subunit yields MTTPTHPQQVAKSASAKKMLMSDLMQTVGILPILILIVAVFGFIAPNFFTESNLLNITRQASINIVLAAGMTFIILTGGIDLSVGSILGTTAVAAMVVSLIPEFAGLSIPAALMLGLVLGLFNGALVAFAGLPPFIVTLGTYTALRGAAYLLADGTTVINSNINFEWIGNNYLGPVPWLVVIALAVIVVCWFILRRTTLGVHIYAVGGNMQAARLTGIKVWLVLLFVYGMSGLLSGLGGVMSASRLYSANGNLGMGYELDAIAAVILGGTSFVGGIGTITGTLVGALIIATLNNGMTLMGVSYFWQLVIKGAVIIIAVLIDKYRTRHHQSA; encoded by the coding sequence ATGACAACTCCAACCCATCCGCAGCAGGTGGCAAAATCTGCCTCCGCCAAAAAAATGCTGATGAGCGATCTGATGCAAACGGTCGGCATTTTGCCCATTCTCATCCTGATCGTGGCGGTTTTTGGCTTTATCGCCCCTAACTTCTTTACCGAAAGCAACCTGCTCAACATTACCCGTCAGGCGTCGATCAACATCGTGCTGGCGGCAGGGATGACCTTCATCATCCTGACCGGGGGGATTGACCTCTCCGTCGGGTCGATTCTGGGTACCACGGCGGTCGCCGCGATGGTGGTGTCGTTAATACCGGAATTCGCCGGGCTCTCTATTCCCGCCGCGCTGATGCTCGGCCTGGTGCTGGGGCTGTTCAACGGCGCGCTGGTGGCCTTTGCCGGACTGCCACCGTTTATTGTCACCCTCGGCACCTACACGGCACTGCGGGGCGCAGCGTACCTGCTGGCCGATGGCACGACGGTGATTAACTCGAACATCAATTTTGAGTGGATAGGCAATAACTATCTTGGCCCCGTGCCGTGGCTGGTGGTGATTGCCCTGGCGGTGATTGTGGTGTGCTGGTTTATCCTGCGTCGCACTACGCTTGGCGTTCACATCTATGCGGTAGGCGGCAACATGCAGGCGGCACGCTTAACGGGCATCAAAGTCTGGCTGGTGTTGCTGTTTGTGTATGGCATGAGCGGCCTGCTCTCCGGGTTAGGCGGTGTGATGAGCGCGTCGCGCCTCTACAGCGCCAACGGAAACCTGGGCATGGGTTACGAGCTGGATGCGATTGCGGCGGTGATCCTCGGCGGCACCAGCTTCGTTGGCGGGATCGGCACGATCACCGGCACGCTGGTGGGAGCGCTGATTATCGCCACCCTCAACAACGGCATGACGCTGATGGGCGTCTCCTACTTCTGGCAACTGGTGATCAAAGGGGCGGTGATCATCATTGCGGTGCTGATCGACAAATACCGTACCCGACACCATCAAAGTGCATAA
- a CDS encoding sugar ABC transporter ATP-binding protein, with translation MSRTPVLEMRSIAKTFGNFHALKGVDLTVFPGEIHALMGENGAGKSTLMKILAGAYTATSGEILIDGQPYHIKGPKDALAAGITLIYQEMQLAPNLTVAENIFLGSELSRGGLVQRKEMAAQAQAVIDRLGANFNATDLVMKLTIAEQQQVEIARALHRNSRILVMDEPTAALSSRETHRLFELILRLRDEGMAIIYISHRMAEVYELSDRVSVLRDGQYVGSLTRDKLNASELVKMMVGRPLSDLFNKERDIPLGSPRLNVHHLTDGKKVQPCSLQVRSGEIVGLAGLVGAGRSELAQLIFGVRKATGGMIEVDGEPVVIHSPRAAIENGIGFLTENRKEQGLFLELAAQENITMATLERDATFGMLNRKKAQSISDDAIALLNIRVPHAQVRAGGLSGGNQQKLLISRWVAIGPRILILDEPTRGVDVGAKSEIYRIMNQMARKGVAILMISSELPEVVGMSDRVYVMREGSIAGELHGHDISQENIMTLATGVNDSHHQAVQL, from the coding sequence ATGAGCAGAACCCCGGTACTGGAGATGCGCAGCATTGCCAAAACGTTTGGCAACTTCCACGCGCTCAAGGGTGTGGATTTGACGGTCTTTCCCGGTGAGATCCACGCGCTGATGGGTGAAAACGGCGCGGGAAAAAGCACGCTGATGAAGATCCTCGCGGGCGCCTACACCGCGACCAGCGGCGAGATCCTGATTGACGGTCAGCCGTATCACATTAAAGGCCCGAAGGATGCGCTGGCCGCAGGCATTACCCTGATCTATCAGGAGATGCAACTCGCCCCCAACCTGACAGTTGCGGAAAACATCTTTCTTGGCAGCGAACTCTCGCGCGGCGGACTGGTGCAGCGTAAAGAGATGGCCGCCCAGGCTCAGGCGGTCATCGACCGTCTGGGTGCAAACTTCAACGCCACCGACCTGGTGATGAAGCTGACTATCGCTGAACAACAGCAGGTGGAAATCGCCCGCGCGCTGCACCGTAACAGCCGCATTCTGGTGATGGATGAACCCACTGCCGCCCTCTCCTCGCGTGAAACCCATCGTCTGTTTGAGCTGATCCTGCGCCTGCGGGATGAAGGGATGGCGATCATCTATATCAGCCACCGCATGGCGGAAGTGTACGAACTCTCTGACCGGGTCAGCGTCCTGCGTGACGGGCAATACGTCGGTAGCCTGACGCGCGACAAACTGAACGCGTCTGAGCTGGTGAAAATGATGGTGGGTCGCCCCTTAAGCGATCTGTTCAACAAAGAGCGCGATATTCCGCTCGGCAGCCCGCGTCTTAACGTGCATCACCTCACCGACGGTAAAAAAGTCCAACCCTGCAGCCTGCAGGTGCGCTCAGGGGAAATCGTCGGCCTGGCGGGGCTGGTCGGTGCCGGTCGCTCCGAGCTGGCACAGCTCATCTTTGGCGTACGTAAAGCCACGGGCGGAATGATTGAAGTGGACGGCGAGCCGGTGGTGATCCACTCCCCGCGCGCGGCCATTGAAAACGGGATCGGTTTTCTTACCGAGAACCGCAAGGAGCAGGGGCTGTTCCTGGAGCTGGCGGCGCAGGAGAACATCACCATGGCGACGCTGGAGCGCGACGCCACCTTCGGCATGCTTAACCGCAAAAAAGCGCAGTCCATTTCTGACGATGCCATCGCCCTGCTGAATATCCGCGTGCCTCACGCACAGGTCCGCGCGGGCGGTCTGTCAGGCGGTAATCAGCAGAAATTGCTGATCTCCCGCTGGGTGGCGATTGGTCCGCGTATTCTGATCCTCGACGAACCGACGCGCGGTGTCGATGTCGGCGCAAAAAGCGAAATCTACCGCATCATGAACCAGATGGCGCGCAAGGGCGTGGCGATTTTGATGATCTCCAGCGAACTGCCGGAAGTGGTGGGCATGAGCGACCGCGTCTATGTCATGCGTGAAGGCAGCATCGCCGGGGAGCTCCACGGACACGACATCTCTCAGGAAAACATCATGACGCTGGCAACCGGCGTGAACGACTCACATCATCAGGCGGTGCAACTATGA